From the Leptolyngbya sp. O-77 genome, one window contains:
- a CDS encoding response regulator has product MSGLLSSEQYIPHGHCYLWQTPLVSLHVVSDAFVAIAYFSIPAILIYFVRKREDLPFSKVFVLFSAFIVLCGIGHLLDIWTLWHPDYWFSGLERALTALVSCYTALQLVELVPQFLALKSPEQLEQLNLQLAQEIEQRKQAESLLEARVQERTSELLKTNEAMRQEIEERTLAERKLKQSINREQAIARIVQRMRQSLSLSHIFETTTQELRQALACDRTLIYRFNLDWSGAVVAESVADGWSKIVVSPEPASQNSSQFSQLRAAEAKPAGTDRLIDQAGCTVKKFDGTETLIQDTYLQNTEGGIYRQKTGAYCCVPDIYTAGFSSCYINVLEALQARAYTTVPIFCRDQLWGLLAAYQNNAPRQWEDDEVQMILQVGSQLGVAVQQAELLAQTQTQAEDLQRAKDQADAANRAKSEFLANMSHELRTPLNAILGLSQLLSLDHSLHQDYRNDLDTIQASGEHLLQLINDVLEMSKIESGRLTVQESVVNFHDLLDGLHSMMQVRAAERGLRLVFELDADLPVAIATDEGKLRQVLINLLGNAIKFTEEGSVTLRVHTGLYSSDLTASDLLTFYRSPADSYVDSINSKAHSAAHSEAGVKLAARPASNSTAPPSPSDAESGGAAAQKYTPMYLVFEVEDTGYGIAEDELGQLFKPFKQTRSGMNASEGTGLGLTISRKYVQIMGGDITAYSKLGQGSVFTFCIQADAVDESLCTSEAAEPKGRVLGLATDQPTCRLLVVEDHPVNRDLLIRLLSIHGFEVQQATNGQEAIALWKAWRPHLILMDMRMPVMNGYEATRQIRQEEEKLLDTDPTASRTCIIALTASAFREQRQEILNMGCDDFISKPFKREQIFEAIARHLSVRYVYDEVPSEFAAGSASTTLPMQLEPEQFQSISVSWIANLHQAALQGNDLRILDLLGELSSDQAELHQTLSHLAQEFQFDKILAATQPLLPNAES; this is encoded by the coding sequence TTGAGTGGTCTTCTGTCGTCTGAGCAGTATATACCTCACGGGCATTGCTATCTTTGGCAGACACCGCTGGTCAGCTTGCATGTGGTCAGCGATGCCTTCGTGGCGATCGCCTATTTTTCCATTCCGGCGATCCTGATTTACTTTGTTCGCAAGCGCGAAGACCTGCCTTTCTCCAAGGTGTTTGTCCTGTTCAGCGCGTTTATCGTGCTGTGTGGCATTGGGCACCTGCTTGATATTTGGACGCTGTGGCATCCTGACTATTGGTTTTCTGGGCTGGAGCGGGCGCTCACAGCGCTGGTGTCTTGCTATACGGCGCTCCAGCTTGTGGAGCTGGTGCCACAGTTTTTAGCGCTCAAAAGCCCTGAGCAGCTAGAGCAGCTAAACCTCCAGCTTGCCCAAGAAATCGAACAGCGCAAACAGGCAGAGTCTTTGCTAGAAGCCCGCGTGCAGGAGCGCACCAGCGAACTGCTGAAAACCAACGAGGCGATGCGCCAAGAAATCGAAGAGCGCACCCTTGCCGAACGCAAGCTAAAGCAGTCGATTAATCGAGAACAGGCGATCGCCCGTATTGTGCAGCGGATGCGCCAGAGCCTCAGCCTGAGTCACATTTTTGAAACCACCACCCAAGAACTACGCCAGGCCCTAGCGTGCGATCGCACGCTGATCTATCGGTTTAACCTAGACTGGAGCGGCGCAGTCGTCGCAGAGTCAGTCGCTGATGGCTGGAGCAAAATTGTCGTGTCGCCAGAACCCGCTTCTCAAAACTCGTCCCAATTCTCTCAGCTACGAGCCGCAGAAGCTAAGCCTGCCGGGACTGACAGACTGATTGACCAGGCAGGTTGCACGGTCAAAAAGTTTGACGGCACTGAAACCTTGATCCAGGACACCTACTTGCAAAATACAGAAGGCGGTATCTATCGGCAAAAGACAGGCGCCTACTGCTGCGTTCCCGACATCTATACGGCTGGCTTTTCTTCCTGCTATATCAATGTTCTAGAAGCCTTGCAGGCTCGCGCTTATACCACCGTTCCTATTTTTTGCCGCGATCAGCTTTGGGGGCTACTCGCCGCCTATCAAAACAACGCTCCCCGCCAATGGGAAGACGACGAAGTGCAGATGATTCTGCAAGTTGGTAGCCAACTGGGGGTTGCCGTGCAGCAGGCAGAACTGCTCGCCCAAACTCAGACCCAGGCAGAGGACTTGCAGCGGGCAAAAGACCAGGCCGACGCTGCAAACCGAGCCAAAAGCGAGTTTTTGGCCAACATGAGTCACGAGCTACGCACCCCGCTGAATGCCATTCTGGGTCTGAGCCAACTGCTCAGCCTAGATCACAGTCTTCATCAGGACTATCGAAATGACTTGGATACCATTCAAGCCAGCGGGGAACACCTGCTCCAGCTGATCAACGACGTGCTGGAGATGTCGAAGATTGAGTCAGGACGACTCACCGTTCAAGAGAGCGTGGTGAATTTCCACGATTTGCTCGACGGTTTGCACAGTATGATGCAAGTCCGAGCGGCTGAAAGGGGGCTGCGGCTGGTGTTTGAGCTAGATGCGGATCTGCCAGTGGCGATCGCCACCGATGAAGGCAAGCTCCGCCAGGTTCTCATCAACCTACTGGGCAATGCGATTAAATTCACAGAAGAAGGTAGCGTAACGCTACGGGTTCATACAGGCCTGTATTCTAGCGATTTGACTGCCTCGGATCTGCTGACGTTCTACCGTTCCCCGGCCGACTCCTACGTAGATTCCATCAATTCAAAGGCTCACTCAGCCGCCCACTCTGAAGCAGGGGTGAAGCTCGCAGCACGACCCGCATCCAACTCCACAGCCCCCCCCTCACCGTCAGATGCCGAATCCGGCGGCGCTGCTGCTCAAAAATACACACCTATGTATCTGGTGTTTGAAGTAGAAGACACAGGCTATGGCATCGCTGAGGACGAGCTAGGCCAGCTCTTCAAGCCCTTCAAGCAGACTCGCAGCGGCATGAACGCCTCTGAAGGAACCGGTCTGGGGCTGACCATCAGCCGCAAGTATGTGCAGATAATGGGCGGCGACATCACGGCTTACAGCAAACTGGGGCAAGGCAGCGTGTTTACCTTCTGTATCCAGGCAGACGCGGTAGATGAATCCCTCTGCACCTCCGAAGCAGCAGAACCGAAGGGACGGGTTTTGGGGCTGGCGACGGATCAGCCCACTTGCCGTCTGCTGGTGGTAGAAGATCATCCGGTGAATCGAGATTTGTTGATCCGCTTGCTTAGTATTCATGGATTTGAGGTGCAGCAGGCGACCAATGGGCAAGAGGCGATCGCCCTCTGGAAAGCCTGGCGGCCCCACCTCATCCTGATGGATATGCGAATGCCCGTGATGAACGGCTACGAGGCAACGCGGCAGATTCGCCAGGAAGAAGAGAAACTGTTAGACACTGACCCCACCGCCAGCCGCACCTGCATCATTGCCCTCACGGCCAGCGCCTTTCGAGAGCAGCGCCAGGAAATCCTGAATATGGGCTGTGACGACTTCATCAGCAAGCCCTTTAAGCGAGAGCAAATTTTTGAGGCGATCGCCCGCCATCTCTCTGTGCGCTATGTCTACGACGAGGTTCCGTCAGAATTTGCAGCGGGTAGCGCCAGCACCACCCTCCCCATGCAGCTAGAGCCAGAGCAGTTTCAGTCGATTTCCGTTTCCTGGATTGCCAATCTCCATCAGGCCGCTCTTCAGGGGAACGATCTGCGGATTTTAGACCTGCTGGGCGAACTTTCTTCCGATCAAGCCGAACTGCATCAAACCTTGTCTCACCTGGCCCAAGAATTCCAATTCGACAAAATTCTGGCGGCGACTCAGCCGCTTCTTCCCAATGCCGAATCCTAA
- a CDS encoding response regulator: MPNPNPLMAETAQHTSMPDAIPDSTLDPSFISASEQPLDSPQPDLLIVDDVPDNIRFLSKFLMAQGYEVRKATSGAMALRAIAALLPDLILLDVNMGEMSGYELCTRLKTDPATQHIPIIFLSAGSDALDKVRAFQAGGSDYITKPFQLEEVLVRIQTQLMLRSLQESQKIQNQKLRQTLEDLKRAQATLIQQEKMSTLKKVVAGVAHEVNNPLNFISGNVEPARQYVQTILEFARLYQQHYPDPPAAIRDFQTEIDLDFVINDLNNILQSMKTGAARIKTVVSALRSFTHLDEAGLKRISLQDTVETVLTLLRYRLENRSTDTTIQIRKNYQPIPLVNCYAEQISQAVFNLLVNAVDAVEAKLDLLEKHPSEVPYTPEVVITIQQESERRVLLQIQDNGIGLSQEKQSRLFEPFFSTKPAGKGLGLGLVTTRRIIEEQHYGRLTYAFEDHCTTFSISMPISDLALSPVSRP; this comes from the coding sequence ATGCCGAATCCTAATCCCCTGATGGCTGAGACGGCTCAGCACACCAGTATGCCAGACGCTATACCCGACTCCACCCTAGACCCGTCGTTCATCTCAGCGTCGGAGCAACCACTGGACTCGCCCCAGCCCGATCTGTTGATCGTGGACGACGTCCCTGACAACATCCGCTTTTTGTCAAAATTTCTGATGGCGCAGGGCTACGAAGTCCGCAAAGCCACCAGTGGGGCAATGGCACTGCGGGCGATCGCCGCCTTGCTGCCAGATCTAATCTTGCTCGATGTCAACATGGGCGAGATGAGCGGCTATGAACTTTGCACCCGGCTCAAGACCGATCCGGCAACCCAGCACATCCCGATTATTTTTCTCAGTGCAGGCAGCGATGCCCTCGATAAGGTTCGGGCTTTCCAGGCTGGTGGTTCGGACTACATTACCAAGCCCTTCCAGCTGGAAGAAGTGCTGGTGCGGATTCAGACTCAACTCATGTTGCGATCGCTCCAGGAATCCCAAAAAATTCAAAACCAAAAGCTGCGGCAAACCCTGGAAGACCTCAAACGGGCGCAGGCAACCCTGATCCAGCAGGAAAAAATGTCCACCCTGAAAAAAGTTGTGGCTGGCGTTGCCCATGAAGTCAACAATCCGCTGAACTTTATTTCTGGCAACGTCGAACCGGCCCGCCAATACGTGCAAACTATCCTGGAATTTGCCCGACTCTATCAGCAACACTACCCAGATCCACCTGCTGCCATCCGCGACTTCCAGACCGAAATAGATCTAGATTTCGTCATTAACGACCTAAACAATATCTTGCAGTCGATGAAAACAGGTGCAGCCCGCATCAAAACCGTCGTGTCGGCCCTGCGTAGCTTCACGCATCTGGACGAAGCAGGCCTCAAGCGCATCAGCCTGCAAGATACGGTCGAAACGGTCTTAACCCTCCTCCGCTATCGTCTGGAAAACCGCTCCACAGACACGACCATTCAGATTCGCAAAAACTATCAGCCGATTCCCTTGGTAAACTGCTATGCCGAGCAAATCAGTCAGGCAGTTTTTAATCTATTGGTCAATGCGGTCGATGCTGTCGAAGCAAAACTAGACCTTCTGGAGAAACATCCCTCAGAGGTTCCCTACACGCCAGAGGTCGTGATCACAATTCAACAAGAGTCGGAGCGGCGCGTCCTGCTTCAGATTCAAGACAACGGCATCGGTCTTTCCCAGGAAAAGCAGAGCCGTTTGTTTGAACCATTTTTTAGCACCAAGCCTGCGGGGAAAGGGCTGGGACTGGGGCTAGTGACGACTCGCCGCATTATCGAGGAGCAACACTACGGGCGACTCACCTATGCCTTCGAGGATCATTGCACTACATTTTCAATTTCCATGCCCATTAGCGATCTCGCGCTCTCTCCTGTCTCTCGCCCTTAG
- a CDS encoding DNA methyltransferase, whose product MVSAHGAGGGSPRRFFGRELSPPPGRHWAYTQEKIDELIDKKRIVLTSTGMPRVKRYADEASMPVPSLWTDLAVINSQADERVDYATQKPEALIDRIIQASSNEGDLVADFFCVRKGTQVWRVDSPPEQPPL is encoded by the coding sequence TTGGTTTCTGCTCACGGTGCAGGTGGAGGATCACCGCGAAGATTTTTTGGAAGAGAATTATCACCACCTCCTGGAAGACATTGGGCATATACACAAGAGAAAATTGATGAGCTAATTGATAAAAAGCGGATCGTCCTGACATCAACAGGGATGCCAAGAGTAAAAAGATACGCAGATGAAGCATCTATGCCAGTCCCATCACTTTGGACTGATTTAGCTGTTATTAACTCTCAAGCAGATGAGCGTGTTGACTATGCAACTCAAAAACCAGAAGCTTTAATTGATCGCATTATCCAAGCCTCTTCCAACGAAGGCGATCTGGTTGCCGATTTCTTTTGTGTACGGAAGGGTACGCAGGTCTGGCGGGTTGACAGCCCCCCTGAGCAGCCCCCCCTGTAG
- a CDS encoding DUF559 domain-containing protein: MIGLRHSRTEATLWLTADHKVLAKTAPRTLGGHSDWSGIPRHMRGRSRELRQTMTPPERKLWGALRNNQLGVSFRRQHPIGPYIADFYSREAHLVVEVDGAIAHSSPEAIAHDANRDAYLRSLGLRTMRIPAKKVMTNLEGVAAWIQTISAEPFSPQGAKWIAASDLKAGDIVFWGTALEGVRLTNVVAVPSEEEVYDLEVEAAHSYLTEVCAIHNCGSGTTGAVAERLGRRWLMCDLGRFAIHTTRKRMIELQRKLYSKGKPYRAFDVYNLGRYERQWWQKDRLQGADEEHRRVILEFFKAEVLTNPPSPLLHGRKAGAFCHVDGIDSMFTREEAKQVAQATAQAGGRECYCLAWEFEMDLHLLVNALVQELGVKLKLVQIPREIMEKNRKAPPPFLEVAVLAAEPVYRKATTKVVTTNQARSEDFSPQTQPQGTTEVVTTNQARSEDFSPQARTVDIKLTQFLPSLAEVPTKELEAIKERAIKSGFDFIDFWAVDFNWHPGKPFTHDWQDYRTRKDRSLKTISDAGYTYPAPGKYTACVKVVDTFGCDTSITVEVEV; this comes from the coding sequence ATGATTGGCCTGCGGCACTCTCGCACAGAAGCAACCCTCTGGCTCACCGCCGATCACAAAGTTCTCGCTAAAACAGCCCCCCGTACCCTGGGCGGCCACTCCGACTGGTCAGGCATTCCAAGACATATGCGGGGTCGCAGTCGTGAATTGCGTCAAACCATGACCCCGCCAGAACGCAAACTGTGGGGTGCATTACGGAACAACCAACTGGGGGTTTCCTTTCGCCGTCAACATCCGATCGGCCCCTACATTGCCGATTTCTACTCCCGTGAGGCACACCTGGTTGTCGAAGTCGATGGTGCCATTGCTCACAGCAGTCCAGAGGCGATCGCCCATGATGCCAACCGGGATGCTTACCTGCGATCGCTAGGATTACGGACAATGCGGATTCCTGCCAAAAAAGTCATGACTAACCTAGAGGGAGTCGCAGCGTGGATTCAGACCATCAGTGCCGAGCCATTTAGCCCCCAAGGGGCTAAGTGGATTGCCGCCAGCGATCTCAAAGCCGGTGACATTGTTTTTTGGGGTACCGCCCTAGAAGGTGTGCGTTTGACCAACGTGGTCGCCGTCCCCAGTGAAGAAGAAGTCTATGACCTAGAAGTAGAAGCAGCCCATTCTTACCTCACAGAGGTTTGTGCCATCCATAACTGTGGCAGTGGCACCACTGGGGCGGTTGCCGAGCGGTTGGGGCGCAGGTGGTTGATGTGTGATTTGGGGCGGTTTGCCATCCACACCACCCGCAAGCGGATGATTGAGCTTCAGCGCAAGTTGTACAGTAAGGGCAAACCCTATCGCGCCTTTGATGTCTATAACCTGGGGCGCTACGAGCGGCAGTGGTGGCAAAAAGACCGCTTGCAGGGGGCAGATGAAGAACATCGGCGGGTGATTCTGGAGTTTTTCAAAGCCGAGGTGCTGACCAATCCGCCCTCACCGCTACTGCATGGGCGCAAAGCGGGGGCATTTTGCCATGTGGATGGCATCGACTCCATGTTTACCCGCGAAGAAGCCAAACAGGTGGCGCAGGCAACGGCGCAGGCGGGCGGGCGGGAGTGCTATTGCCTCGCCTGGGAGTTTGAGATGGACTTGCATCTGCTGGTGAATGCCCTGGTGCAGGAGTTGGGCGTAAAGCTGAAGCTGGTGCAGATTCCCCGCGAAATTATGGAGAAGAATCGCAAGGCACCACCCCCGTTTTTGGAAGTGGCTGTCCTCGCCGCCGAACCCGTCTACCGTAAAGCAACGACTAAAGTCGTTACTACAAACCAAGCTCGTAGTGAGGACTTTAGTCCTCAAACCCAACCGCAAGGAACGACTGAAGTTGTTACTACAAACCAGGCTCGTAGTGAGGACTTTAGTCCTCAAGCCCGCACCGTAGACATCAAACTCACCCAGTTTCTTCCATCCCTTGCCGAAGTGCCCACCAAGGAACTGGAAGCCATCAAAGAACGGGCGATCAAAAGCGGCTTTGATTTTATTGATTTCTGGGCAGTGGATTTCAACTGGCATCCCGGTAAACCCTTCACCCACGACTGGCAAGACTACCGCACCCGCAAAGATCGCAGCCTCAAAACCATCAGCGATGCGGGCTACACCTACCCCGCTCCCGGCAAATACACCGCCTGCGTCAAAGTCGTCGATACCTTCGGCTGCGACACCTCGATTACCGTAGAGGTGGAAGTATGA
- a CDS encoding transposase, producing MYEYRQLTPVQRAELVQQRLAKGYPPHSPPHPIQDQSFYLLTAACYEHKCHIKTEQRRKQLLDLLFEQFIDCGIELRGWVILPNHYHVLVYLGDFGEDSSPHYEPVCSKGFSPYQQIGKVLQRVHGSTSRQWNLEDQTVGRKVWYAYSDRAIRSDRHYYTTLNYIHYNPVKHEWSKSPYDWICSSVHWYLAQQGRDFLRDAWVRYPIKDYGREWDEFLMPEYASLKRELQTHSGETLWQSE from the coding sequence ATGTATGAGTATCGCCAACTAACACCCGTGCAGCGGGCTGAACTGGTGCAACAACGCTTAGCGAAGGGCTATCCACCCCACAGCCCACCTCATCCGATTCAGGATCAATCGTTCTACTTGCTAACAGCAGCTTGCTACGAACACAAGTGCCATATCAAGACTGAGCAACGACGCAAACAGCTTTTAGATTTGCTATTTGAGCAGTTTATAGATTGTGGTATTGAACTGCGAGGATGGGTGATCTTGCCCAATCATTATCATGTGTTAGTTTATTTGGGTGATTTTGGTGAGGACTCAAGTCCTCACTATGAACCTGTTTGTAGTAAGGGCTTTAGCCCTTATCAACAAATCGGGAAAGTTTTACAACGAGTGCATGGCTCTACCTCTCGACAGTGGAACCTGGAAGATCAAACAGTCGGGCGGAAAGTTTGGTATGCCTATAGCGATCGCGCTATCCGCTCCGATCGCCATTACTACACAACCCTGAATTACATTCACTACAACCCGGTTAAACACGAATGGTCAAAATCACCCTATGACTGGATTTGTAGTAGTGTGCATTGGTATTTGGCGCAGCAAGGACGTGATTTTTTACGGGATGCTTGGGTGCGCTATCCCATCAAAGACTATGGAAGAGAATGGGATGAATTTTTAATGCCTGAATATGCCTCGCTAAAGCGAGAACTACAAACTCATTCAGGAGAAACTCTATGGCAGAGCGAGTAA
- a CDS encoding DUF2283 domain-containing protein — protein MAERVKVWFDPEADFLEVIFSDAPGYMRETENDAVMERVDLESNLLGFSILAVSQLAKSKPLMAELLSGRGSVA, from the coding sequence ATGGCAGAGCGAGTAAAAGTTTGGTTTGATCCGGAAGCTGACTTTCTAGAGGTGATTTTTTCGGACGCTCCGGGCTATATGCGGGAAACCGAAAATGATGCCGTTATGGAGCGGGTGGATTTAGAGAGCAACCTGCTCGGCTTCTCCATTCTGGCGGTTAGTCAGCTTGCCAAATCAAAGCCATTGATGGCTGAGTTGCTTTCAGGAAGAGGAAGTGTAGCATGA
- a CDS encoding nucleotidyltransferase domain-containing protein, which produces MISISQIQAFSQQIAEKFQPERIILFGSYASGQPTEDSDVDLLVILPFEEMPVQKAIAIRQQIKAPFPLDLIARTPEQIQQRLEMGDFFIQDIMKNGRVLYEANHARVGQ; this is translated from the coding sequence ATGATCTCTATCAGTCAAATTCAGGCTTTTAGTCAACAAATTGCTGAGAAATTTCAGCCAGAACGCATTATCTTGTTTGGCTCTTATGCCTCTGGACAGCCCACCGAAGACTCAGATGTAGATTTATTGGTAATTTTGCCCTTTGAGGAAATGCCAGTGCAAAAGGCGATCGCCATTCGGCAACAAATTAAGGCTCCCTTCCCCCTAGATCTGATAGCAAGAACTCCTGAACAAATTCAGCAACGCCTGGAAATGGGTGACTTTTTTATTCAAGATATCATGAAAAATGGTCGTGTTCTCTATGAAGCCAATCACGCAAGAGTGGGTCAATAA
- a CDS encoding HEPN domain-containing protein: MKPITQEWVNKAEGDFATAQRELQVQQLANYDAVCFHAQQCIEKYLKACLQEENIPFTKTHDLSALLDLFLPIQPGWASLRPILDALTTYAVEFRYPGVSANQAIANQAFQDCAAIRQTIRQHLSL; encoded by the coding sequence ATGAAGCCAATCACGCAAGAGTGGGTCAATAAAGCAGAAGGTGATTTTGCCACCGCTCAGCGAGAGCTTCAGGTTCAGCAACTGGCTAATTACGATGCCGTATGTTTTCATGCTCAGCAATGCATCGAAAAATATCTGAAAGCTTGCCTCCAAGAAGAAAATATTCCGTTTACAAAGACTCACGACCTCAGCGCATTACTCGATCTGTTCTTACCCATCCAGCCGGGGTGGGCATCTTTGCGTCCGATTCTTGATGCCCTAACAACCTATGCGGTTGAGTTTCGCTATCCGGGTGTCTCAGCTAATCAGGCGATCGCCAATCAAGCCTTTCAAGATTGTGCCGCTATTCGTCAAACCATTCGCCAGCATCTTTCGTTGTAA
- a CDS encoding DEAD/DEAH box helicase family protein: protein MTSSTLNPTVLEPLFAPWQEPNAHRVRAEKSGDPAVVKQGRRASPIEVVNNLRSAVREWREAFYIGASDTTIQLLNHWFNRAHRKTTPDGEEFEFRYYFCQREAVETLIYLKEVRRIECLSQIIAEFGGTNAELQALGITEDEDAWSRYAFKLATGAGKTKVMSLCIVWSYFHALRESDSEMARHFVVIAPNLTVYERLKDDFGNGRVFDEDPPDSPPNGAAIGIYPWCYRTKPVVPLRVGRSISPIFIVSTTLPNAKRKPRKTPMPGWGQPSQKPKRWIRERHCGTGSRPTAASWC, encoded by the coding sequence ATGACCTCCTCCACTCTCAACCCCACCGTTCTCGAACCCCTCTTTGCCCCCTGGCAGGAACCCAACGCCCATCGCGTCCGGGCAGAAAAATCTGGCGACCCTGCTGTGGTAAAACAGGGACGCAGAGCTTCCCCGATTGAGGTGGTCAATAACCTGCGCTCAGCGGTGCGAGAATGGCGAGAAGCGTTTTATATCGGAGCCAGCGACACCACAATTCAATTGCTCAACCACTGGTTCAACCGCGCTCATCGCAAAACCACCCCCGATGGTGAAGAATTCGAGTTTCGCTATTACTTCTGCCAGCGAGAAGCCGTCGAAACCCTGATTTACCTCAAGGAAGTGCGGCGGATCGAATGCCTATCCCAAATCATTGCCGAGTTTGGCGGCACAAATGCCGAATTGCAAGCCTTGGGCATCACTGAAGACGAAGATGCCTGGAGCCGCTACGCCTTCAAACTGGCAACCGGGGCAGGTAAAACCAAAGTCATGAGCCTGTGCATTGTCTGGAGCTACTTCCACGCCCTGCGGGAATCCGACTCTGAAATGGCGCGGCATTTTGTCGTCATTGCCCCCAACCTGACGGTCTACGAACGCCTCAAAGACGACTTTGGCAACGGGCGCGTGTTTGACGAAGACCCCCCTGATTCCCCCCCGAATGGCGCGGCGATTGGAATTTATCCGTGGTGCTACAGGACGAAGCCAGTGGTGCCGCTACGGGTGGGACGCTCTATCTCACCAATATTCATCGTCTCTACGACACTGCCAAACGCAAAAAGAAAGCCGAGGAAGACACCTATGCCTGGATGGGGCCAGCCGTCTCAAAAACCAAAGCGCTGGATACGGGAGCGGCATTGCGGGACAGGATCACGGCCCACCGCCGCGTCATGGTGCTGA
- a CDS encoding diaminopimelate decarboxylase family protein: MPGLTLPLAPAPPSAALLSQAVTQFGAPLYLYDLALIESRFADLDHSLPQNFRLHYALKANSNLTLSHLLARRGAAAEVSSLGEFIAALKSGYSAEETVFTGPGKTNDELAEALNYHIGLIVVESANEARRLNQIATEQGKQQPILLRINPQFRTLNSCDSGCAIDAKTNRVVHADENFKAVSEAISETDGSHNGDTLKPIAMNGQGASKFGVDEAQTADELLQIQSLSHVRLQGIHVFTESNVLDYRQLIDAWQNTVAIAHRLRSQGFDINIIDFGGGIGVPYNSVDAAFDVPAFGAALQALFSHEPFHFILEMGRYLVCEAGMYLTEVLDIKESQGKRFAILNGGVHHLYRTPAMQNASKFLRVLGKESSDTMPTTIAGQLPTPIDVLVRDALLPVDLEIGDRLVIRNCGAYGFNHSLTNFALHPAPAEVAIWGDRLELIRARSRYEDFFQHQRLIQF; the protein is encoded by the coding sequence ATGCCCGGATTGACCCTACCCCTTGCCCCCGCGCCGCCAAGCGCAGCGTTGCTGTCTCAGGCCGTTACCCAGTTTGGAGCGCCGCTTTATCTATACGACTTGGCGCTGATTGAATCCCGATTTGCGGATCTCGACCACAGCCTCCCTCAGAACTTTCGCCTGCACTACGCCCTCAAGGCAAATAGCAATCTTACCCTCTCGCACCTGCTGGCGCGGCGGGGCGCAGCCGCAGAGGTCAGCTCTCTGGGTGAATTCATCGCCGCGCTGAAGTCGGGCTATTCTGCTGAGGAAACGGTCTTCACGGGCCCTGGCAAAACCAATGATGAACTGGCAGAGGCCCTCAATTACCATATTGGGCTGATTGTCGTAGAGTCGGCCAATGAAGCGCGACGGCTGAACCAGATAGCGACGGAGCAGGGAAAACAGCAGCCCATCCTGCTGCGAATTAACCCCCAGTTTCGCACGCTGAATAGCTGTGATTCTGGCTGTGCGATCGACGCGAAGACGAATCGCGTTGTACATGCTGACGAGAATTTCAAAGCAGTTTCCGAAGCAATCTCTGAAACGGATGGCAGTCACAATGGCGACACGCTAAAACCCATTGCCATGAATGGGCAAGGCGCGAGTAAGTTTGGCGTAGATGAGGCGCAGACAGCAGACGAACTGTTGCAGATTCAGTCGCTCAGTCATGTACGGCTTCAGGGAATTCATGTGTTCACCGAAAGCAACGTGCTGGATTATCGGCAACTGATTGATGCGTGGCAAAACACTGTGGCGATCGCCCACCGACTGCGATCGCAGGGCTTTGACATTAACATTATCGACTTTGGCGGCGGTATTGGTGTGCCCTACAACTCGGTCGATGCCGCGTTTGATGTGCCTGCGTTTGGGGCGGCCCTGCAAGCTCTGTTTAGCCACGAGCCGTTTCATTTCATTTTGGAAATGGGGCGCTATCTCGTTTGTGAGGCAGGGATGTATTTGACAGAGGTGCTGGACATTAAGGAATCGCAGGGCAAACGGTTTGCGATTCTCAACGGCGGTGTTCACCATCTCTACCGCACCCCCGCGATGCAAAACGCCAGCAAGTTTCTGCGCGTCCTGGGAAAAGAGTCATCCGACACAATGCCCACCACGATCGCGGGTCAGCTGCCAACGCCTATCGATGTGTTGGTGCGCGATGCGCTGCTGCCTGTGGATTTGGAAATTGGCGATCGCCTGGTCATCCGAAACTGCGGGGCTTACGGCTTCAATCACTCGCTAACCAACTTTGCGCTGCACCCTGCCCCCGCAGAGGTCGCCATTTGGGGCGATCGCCTGGAGCTAATCCGGGCCCGCAGTCGCTACGAGGACTTCTTCCAGCATCAGCGACTGATTCAGTTTTAA